The window CTAATTCACAATAACCGGAGGTGCTTTATATGCTTGAAAAAATTAAATCGCTCGTAGAGTCAAAAAATGTTAAGGATTTGCGGCTCCTGACTGAAGACATGAACGATGCAGACATTGCCGACGCTGTAGAAGAACTTGACCCTGAAGGACGAGTCATATTATTCCGTGCTCTACGTAAAGATATAGCCGCCGAAGTTTTTGCGCACTTGAATTCTGACACAAAAGAAGATCTTGTATCGCAGTTGACAGCCCCCGAACTTGGCCGCATTGTCGATGAATTATTTCTTGATGACGCTGCTGACCTAGTAGAAGAACTCCCCGCTGATGTAGTAAAAAGAGTTTTAGAGAACGCCAGCCCTGAAACTAGACGCGGAATTAATCAATTACTGCAATATCAGGAAGACTCAGCCGGAAGCATAATGACTACTGAATATATTTCGCTAAAACCTGATATGAACGTTGAAGAATCTTTCAAGCATATTAGAGAGGTCGGCACTGATAAAGAGACTCTATACACTTGTTACGTAATTGACCCTAAGGGCTTATTAATCGGCGTTGTAACAGTAAGAACTATGCTGCTTTCACAATATGCGGATAAAATTTGCGACATAATGACAGACACGAATATAATCAGCGTGAACACTAACGACGACCGCGAAAAAGTTACGGAATTATTCCAGAAATATGATTTTATGGCGATTCCAGTTGTCGACTCAGAAAATCATTTAGTCGGAATTGTTACAGTTGACGACGCTATGGAAGTATTAGAAGAAGAAAGCACAGAAGATTTTCACAAAATGGCCGCTATGCTTCCTATGGATGAG is drawn from Synergistaceae bacterium and contains these coding sequences:
- the mgtE gene encoding magnesium transporter, with product MLEKIKSLVESKNVKDLRLLTEDMNDADIADAVEELDPEGRVILFRALRKDIAAEVFAHLNSDTKEDLVSQLTAPELGRIVDELFLDDAADLVEELPADVVKRVLENASPETRRGINQLLQYQEDSAGSIMTTEYISLKPDMNVEESFKHIREVGTDKETLYTCYVIDPKGLLIGVVTVRTMLLSQYADKICDIMTDTNIISVNTNDDREKVTELFQKYDFMAIPVVDSENHLVGIVTVDDAMEVLEEESTEDFHKMAAMLPMDE